The following proteins are co-located in the Paracoccaceae bacterium Fryx2 genome:
- a CDS encoding TIGR02300 family protein — translation MPKEEWGTKRICPTTGKRFYDLNKSPIVSPYTGEVVDIEIARRKMAAAVISRVVPEKDDDVLVDDLEADDDLLETGVADDPELDDDLLEDDADDNVSLDDLADVAGNEEDV, via the coding sequence ATGCCCAAGGAAGAATGGGGCACGAAGCGTATTTGTCCCACGACCGGGAAACGCTTCTACGACCTCAACAAATCGCCGATCGTCAGCCCCTACACCGGCGAGGTCGTCGATATCGAGATCGCGCGCCGCAAGATGGCCGCCGCCGTCATCTCGCGCGTTGTCCCCGAGAAGGACGACGACGTTCTGGTTGACGATCTCGAAGCCGATGACGATCTGCTGGAAACCGGCGTTGCCGATGACCCGGAACTGGATGACGACCTGCTGGAAGACGACGCCGACGACAACGTGTCGCTGGACGATCTGGCCGATGTCGCGGGCAACGAGGAAGACGTCTGA
- a CDS encoding amidohydrolase, whose product MKNTHPILDAVEAHRADLADLADRVWATPELLYGEYASCAAHADVLRAKGFRVTENVAGIPTAVMGEAGTGGPVIAILGEYDALPGLSQVAGLAEPRPLIEGGNGHGCGHNLLGAASLLAACALKDWLAATGTPGRVRYYGCPAEEGGAAKTFMVRDGAFVGVDAAITWHPDSMTRVDDPESLANTRMDFDFTGRAAHAAATPHLGRSALDAVELMSVGVNYLREHMVNGARIHYAYLDAGGTAPNVVQAKAKVRYSIRALELADMLALVERVKDVARGAALMTGTEVAFKVFSAVSNNLVNEVMDKAMQRVLDELGGVPFDEADRAYARAIQATLGPADRASPYRAVAMEPRDDEALCDYIVPLRPGGEKMVGSTDVSDVTWTVPTTEVLVATHAIGTSAHSWQITAQGMAPAAHKGMTHAARAMARLGQMLCDDAGLLADAKAEHARRLARTPYRCPLPPDLAPPLVPRPA is encoded by the coding sequence GTGAAGAATACCCACCCGATCCTTGATGCCGTCGAGGCGCATCGCGCCGATCTGGCCGATCTGGCCGACCGTGTCTGGGCGACGCCCGAGCTGCTGTATGGCGAATACGCCTCCTGCGCGGCCCATGCGGATGTGCTGCGCGCCAAGGGCTTCCGCGTGACCGAGAATGTGGCGGGCATTCCCACCGCCGTGATGGGCGAGGCGGGAACGGGCGGGCCGGTGATCGCCATTCTGGGCGAATACGATGCCCTGCCGGGGCTGAGCCAGGTTGCGGGCCTTGCCGAGCCACGCCCGCTGATCGAAGGCGGCAACGGTCATGGCTGCGGGCACAACCTGCTGGGGGCGGCCTCGCTGCTGGCGGCCTGCGCGCTGAAGGACTGGCTTGCGGCCACCGGCACCCCGGGCCGGGTGCGCTACTACGGTTGCCCCGCCGAGGAAGGCGGCGCGGCCAAGACGTTCATGGTGCGCGACGGGGCCTTCGTCGGCGTCGATGCGGCGATCACCTGGCACCCCGACAGCATGACGCGGGTGGACGACCCCGAAAGCCTGGCGAACACGCGGATGGATTTCGACTTCACCGGCCGTGCCGCCCATGCGGCCGCCACACCGCACCTCGGGCGCTCGGCGCTTGACGCGGTGGAGCTGATGTCGGTCGGCGTGAACTACCTGCGCGAGCACATGGTGAATGGCGCGCGCATCCATTACGCCTATCTCGATGCGGGCGGCACGGCGCCCAACGTGGTGCAGGCGAAGGCGAAAGTGCGCTATTCGATCCGGGCGCTGGAACTGGCCGACATGCTGGCCCTCGTCGAGCGGGTGAAGGACGTGGCGCGCGGGGCGGCGCTGATGACGGGCACCGAAGTCGCGTTCAAGGTCTTCTCGGCGGTGTCGAACAACCTCGTCAACGAGGTGATGGACAAGGCGATGCAGCGCGTGCTGGACGAGTTGGGCGGCGTGCCGTTCGACGAGGCCGACCGCGCCTATGCCCGGGCCATCCAGGCCACGCTCGGCCCGGCCGACCGTGCCTCTCCCTACCGTGCCGTGGCGATGGAGCCGCGCGACGACGAAGCCCTGTGCGACTACATCGTGCCGCTGCGCCCCGGCGGGGAAAAGATGGTGGGTTCGACCGACGTGTCCGACGTGACCTGGACGGTGCCGACGACCGAGGTGCTGGTGGCCACCCACGCCATCGGCACCTCGGCGCACAGCTGGCAGATCACCGCGCAGGGCATGGCACCCGCAGCGCACAAGGGCATGACGCACGCCGCCCGGGCGATGGCCAGGCTTGGCCAGATGCTGTGCGACGACGCGGGCCTGCTGGCGGACGCCAAGGCCGAACATGCCCGCCGCCTGGCCCGCACGCCCTACCGCTGCCCCCTGCCCCCCGACCTCGCCCCGCCGCTGGTGCCGCGCCCCGCATGA